Proteins from a single region of Kwoniella dendrophila CBS 6074 chromosome 4, complete sequence:
- a CDS encoding asparagine-tRNA ligase translates to MRRSAIRLSVLPPTLRTILSTTTPAQINAVSSSSSSSTSTSTDSNHTAGNGNQEITVNGWIKSIRTHKNVSFVEVNDGSSGRSLQAVLKGKGKADGLTNGTSVKLIGELKKSRGQGQDVELSVRDIEVLGECDAEAYPIQKKSLPPSVLRENAHLRFRTSQTAAVMRVRDAVMRDWHDWFEENDFTHIHTPILTGSDCEGAGEVFTLLDQPKSSQPSSSSSSSSIAATKEDRFFPHNVNLTVSSQLHLESPTHSLNRVYTLSPCFRAEPSLTSRHLSEFYMLEGELGFIDTLDELLNVVEDGIKQTLTKLLNSTSNRSVRLRDDIKVISKSLEQQEQDKQDSEVDIPATPVNNVDPLDHLNQIISKPFTRITYTEALDILSKELPSTTNQEIPKWGESISTENEKWLASYFNGPLFITRYPKNIKPFYMLPTSTSTSGPVQNCKETVECFDLLFPQIGEMAGGSLREHDHSNLVRSLKENGMKPKQYDWYLDLRKYGSIKHGGWGMGFERWISYLTKIQNIKDVIAYPRWKGHCKY, encoded by the exons ATGAGACGAAGTGCTATACGTTTATCAGTCTTGCCACCGACCTTAAGAACGATATTATCAACTACTACTCCAGCTCAAATCAACGCAGtctcatcctcatcatcctcttcaacttcaacttcaaccgATAGTAATCACACTGCTGGTAATGGAAACCAAGAGATTACAGTAAACGGGTGGATCAAATCTATCAGAACACATAAAAATGTTTCTTTCGTAGAAGTCAATGATGGAAGTTCAGGCAGAAGTCTGCAAGCTGtattgaaaggtaaaggtaaagctgatgG TCTGACGAATGGAACGAGCGTGAAGCTTATAggagaattgaagaaatcaagaggtcaaggtcaagatgttgaattatcaGTTAGAGATATTGAAGTTCTAGGTGAATGTGATGCTGAA GCATATCCAATACAGAAAAAgtcattaccaccttcagtaTTAAGAGAAAATGCACATCTAAGATTTAGGACTTCACAAACTGCTGCTGTGATGAGGGTTAGAGATGCTGTGATGAGAGATTGGCATGATTGGTTTGAA GAAAATGATTTtacacatatacatacaccGATTTTAACTGGATCAGATTGTGAAGGGGCAGGAGAAGTATTCACTTTATTAGATCAACCTAAATCGTCTCAaccatcgtcatcttcttcttcttcttctatagcAGCAACGAAGGAAGATAGATTTTTCCCACATAATGTGAATTTAACAGTGTCATCACAATTACATTTAGAATCACCTACACATTCATTAAATAGAGTTTATactttatcaccttgtttTAGAGCTGAACCAAGTTTAACTTCAAGACATTTATCTGAATTTTATATgttagaaggtgaattaggtttcATAGAtactttagatgaattattaaatgtcgttgaagatggtattaAACAAACTCTTACCAAATTAttaaattcaacttcaaatagATCGGTTAGATTAAGAGATGATATAAAAGTTATATCGAAATCTTtagaacaacaagaacaagacaAGCAAGAttctgaagttgatataccGGCAACACCTGTGAATAATGTAGATCCACTAGATCATttaaatcagataatatCTAAACCATTTACACGGATAACATATACAGAAGCATTAgatattttatcaaaagaattacctTCCACGACCAATCAGGAAATACCAAAATGGGGTGAAAGTATATCaacagaaaatgaaaaatggttaGCTAGCTATTTTAATGGTCCATTATTTATAACTAGATATCCTAAAAATATCAAACCTTTTTACATGTTACCCACATCCACATCCACATCTGGGCCAGTACAAAATTGTAAAGAAACAGTAGaatgttttgatttattgtttCCACAAATTGGTGAAATGGCAGGAGGATCTTTACGTGAACATGATCATTCCAACTTAGTAAGATCATTAAAGGAAAATGGTATGAAACCAAAACAATATGATTGGTATTTGGATTTAAGAAAATATGGTTCAATTAAACATGGTGGTTGGGGTATGGGATTCGAAAGATGGATTAGTTATTTAACTAAAATTCAGAATATTAAAGATGTTATTGCTTATCCTAGATGGAAAGGTCATTGCAAATAttaa